TCGCCGGCGAGCAGCTGGTATTTGCCTTCAAAAAATGTCAGCTCGGCGAAGAGTGTGTCGCTGCCTTCAAATTTTTTCGCCAGTTTCGCTGCCGTCTGCGCAGCCGCAGAAAATTCGCCCTGCAGTTCGTGAATTTCAAAAAGTTGGTTGGCCGCCCTTAAGAGCAGCGGTTCGGGGGCATCTTCATCGCCGAGCACTGATTGAACGATGGCCGTTGCCTCGGCGTATTTTTTTTCGTCGGCAAGCAGCTCGGCGCGCGCAAGCAACAGCTCGAGCTTTTGGTTGGGTTTTGTCTGCAGCGCTTCGAGTTCTTTGAGCGCCGCTGCCGCCTGCCTGAAGTTCTGTTTACGGCGATGGTAGACCATGTGTTCGCGCAGCGACTCTGCCATCCAGGGTGAATTCTTATTGCGAGACCTGAGGGCGCTGGTCGCTGCCTCTGCGTCGCCGACCGCGTCGGCCTTGAATGCAAGCTCGGTTAAGTGATAGAGCGCTTCGTCAACGCCCTGCGATTCGGGAAAATCTGCGATGAACTGCCGGTAAGTTGCTGCGGCCGAGGTGAAATCTTTTCGCGCCTGCCTGGTGCGGGCGAGATCTTGCGCTGAGCGTTCGCGAATCCACGCGGGTTTGGTGGCGTCGGCGTAAAGTTCGGTAAATTGCGCCTCTGCGGCCGCATAATCGCCGAGCTGGTAGCGGCAAAGGGCTGCAAAATACATGGCCTCTGCAGCACGGGGGATATCCCCCTTGTCGCGCTCAAGGTACTGTCTGAAAGTTTTTTCAGCACCCTCAAAATTATTTTTTCTGAATTCGAGCCATGCGAGCTGGTAATACGCCTCAGACGTATGCTCTGTCAAAGCGGGAAAGCTCTTGATAATATTCTGGTAGGTGGTGCGTGCCCCTTCGAGATCGCGCAGGTTGTACAGGCAGGCACCAAGAGCGAGCTGCGCCCGGGCCTCTTCGGCCGGCTTCTTGTATTTTTTCAGCAGGCGGCGAAACGTATCGGCGGCGCGCGCATATTGTTTTAGTTCAAAATAGACCCAGCCGATGCCGAGTTCGGCGTCGAACACACGTGCATGGTCGCCGTGCCGTTTGACAAACCGCGCGTATTGCTGCAGCGCTTCGGTGAACTTACCCAGAGAATACGTGATTTCGGCGCGCAGAAAAAGTGCTTCGGCGCGGGCTTCGCTGTCTTCGAATTTTTTGTCTAGCAGCGTGAGCCGCGTCAGCGCGTCGTCAAACCTGCCTTCGCGGTAAAGCGAGCGCGCGAGCAGCAGGTAGTGAGTCGCACCTTCTTGATCGGCCGAGAACTCTTCGGCGAGTTTTCCGTACACAAGCGATGCATCGGCGTAACGATGACTTTGGTAGAGCAGGTCGCCGTGTCGCCGCAACAATTCTTTGCGGCTTTTGCCGCTGACCGATTTTTCGCTGCCGAGCGCTTCGAAGGTGAGAATCGCCTCGTCGGTTTTGCCCTGGCGTCTGCGAATTTCTGCGAGCAGCCCGAGCGCAGGGGCAAAGGTTTCATGCGTCTGGTGCTGGTTGATAATTTCGAGCAGCGAGGGCAGAGCCGCGCCGTCGTCGCCCGCTTCGGCCTTGAGCTGTGCATGGCGGTAGCGTGCGAACGGGTATATCGCATGCTTCGGATATCGGCCGAACAGGTCTTCGAGTGTCGAAACAGCCTCTGCAGCCTTTTTCTGCTTATACTGGCAGAGCGCCGAAAGGTAGAGCGCCTCGGCGGCCTCTTCGGCCGCGGGGTAATCTTTGAGTACTGCGCTGAATTCACGCAAGGCATCGCCGAACTTCTCTTCGGCGTAGAAGCTCTTGCCGAGCCAGAATCTTGCGGCCGCGAGGTTATCGGCTGCGGTGTATTTGACGAGTAATGTTTCAAACTGGCGCCGCGCCGCCGCATAGCCACCCGAATTAAAGTGCGCAATACCGAGTTGCAGCGTCAGTGCGGGCGCAGCGGTACTTTCGGGGTAGTTCTTCAGCGCGCGCGTAAATTCTATGATTGCCTCGTCGTAACGCCTCTGCTCGTTGTAGATGTAGCCGATCGTATAGAGCGCCGAAGCCGATAGAATGTTCTCCCGGTTCTTGCGCACAAACGCCGAGTGAGACTCGATTGCCTCGCGGTATTGCTTGCGGTAAAACCAGGCCTCGCCGTTCCAGAATGCGGCGCGCACGACAAACGGCGATTCGGGAAAATCACGCTGCAGTGCCTTGAATTCGAACTGCGCGGTCTTGTAATCGCTTTCGTAATAGTAGGTCATCGCGAGATAGTACTGCGCGTCGTCGCCATATTCACCCTTGGGGTCTTTGAGTATTATTTCTTGCAACAAGAGCCGCGCCGAATAGAAACTCTTTTCTTTAAACGCGACCATCGCGGTGCGAAAACTCTGCTCTGAATCGAACGAGTCCGCGAAAACACCCTGGCCCGGCAGTGAAGCGGCGAGCAGCAGGCAGCAGAAAAACGCCCTGATTGAACTCTGCATCAGAGTATAAAGCGCGACAGGTCCTGGTTTTTGACGATGTCACCGAGTTCGCTGGTCACGAAATTTCGATCGACAACAACATCTTTGCCTGAATATTTTTCAGGTTCAAACGAGGGTTTTTCAAAGAGTTTTTCCAGAATCGTGTGCAGTCGTCTTGCCCCGATATTTTCGTTGCGCGAATTCATCTCATAGGCGATTTCTGCAATTGCTTCAAAACCCGAATTTTCAAACTGAATGTTCACATTCTCGGTCGAAAGCAATGCCTGGTATTGCTTTGCGAGTGCATTTTTCGGAGTTTTCAGAATACTGACATAGTCTTCTTTATTCAGCGGCTTCAGCTCTACACGAATCGGAAACCGCCCCTGAAGTTCGGGTATCAGGTCGGTGACCGCAGCAATGTGAAACGCGCCGGCCGCAATAAACAGAATGTGGTCGGTTTTGACCGCGCCATGCCGGGTGTTCACCGTTGAACCTTCGACCAGAGGCAGAATATCGCGCTGCACCCCTTCGCGCGAGACATCGGGCGAACCCTTGCCACCGCGGCTGGCGATCTTGTCGATTTCATCGATAAACACGATGCCGGTATTTTCGGTGCGCCGAATCGCTTCTTCTTTGAGTTTCTCCTGATCGATCAGCTGTTCTAGCTCTTCTTGATAAATAAGTTTGCGTGCCTGCGCGATGCTGACCTTGCGGTTCTCGCGCTTTTTGGGGAAAATATCACCGAGCATGTTCTGCATCTGGTTCTCGATTTCTTCCATTCCCGGTATCGCCATCATCTGCACTGCAACCTGCGGGCTCGCAGCCTGTGGCGCCCTGAACTCGACTTCGCGGTCTTCGAGTTTGCCGCCTCTCAGCTTTTTGCGAAAAATATCGCGCGCGATGGCTTCGTCGTCGTCTTCTGTACTCGTTACCGCGTTCTCATCTTTGGGCTTTTCAGCGGCCGATTTGCCCGAAAGCAAAAGGTCGAGCAGTCTTTCTTCAGTGCGCTTTTCAGCGTCTTCTTTATATCTCTCTTCAAACTCTTGGCGCACGATCTTCATGGCGGTCATGAGCAGGTCGCGTATCATGCTTTCGACATCGCGACCCACATAGCCGACCTCGGTATATTTTGTCGCCTCGACCTTAATAAAGGGGGCGTTGGCCATTTTGGCGAGACGCCGCGCAATTTCGGTCTTGCCGACGCCCGTGGGCCCGATCATGATAATATTTTTCGGATGTATCTCTTCGCGTAGCGGGTGTTCGCCCAAAGCAAGACGGCGCTCGCGGTTTCTCAGCGCAATGGCGACTGCACGTTTTGCATCCGCCTGACCAATAATAAAGCCGTCGAGATGGCGAACGATCTCGGTGGGCTTAAACTCAGAAAGCATCTCAGTCAAGATACTGCGGCCGGCGCTTTTCGGCAAGCGCACTCATGGCTTCGCGAAAGTTTTTGACGATCACAGGGGTGGTAAATGATTCGTATATGTGCTTGAGCGTCGTTTCTGACCGCTCGAGAATGGGAGCATTAATCGCCTGCTTCGTGCGCTGAAGCGCCGAGAGGGGTATTCGGTTCAGGTAATCGAGTTTCTTGAGCGTCAGTTTGCGCAGCGCTTCGAGGTCAGGCGCCGTTTCGTCGATGAGTCCGATTGCCTTCGCTTCGCCCGCCTTATAGTTCTCAGCAGCGCAGATGGCATTGACAAACGGCGGGTAAACGGTGCGGGCAATCTTATCGATAAAGTTGCCGGGCAGGGGTAAACCGACGAGCACTTCGCTGAAAGAAATGCGCGCCTTGCCTTCGAGCATGTACTTGTAGTCGCTGCCCACGGTAATCACCGCACCGCCGCCCATCGCATAACCTGTCACCTCGGCGACGACTGGCTTGTCGAAGCGCAGCAGGTGATTAAAGAAGAGCACGATTTCACCGACTTCTTCGGCGAGTTTGTCGTCGGGCACCGAAGCCACATTGGAAGCATCGAGGCCGTTCGAAAAAAATTTAGGATTTCCCGATGTGAAGACAAGCGCAGCGTATTTTTCGTCTGCCTGCGTATCGTGCAGAATCTTCGTCAGCTCAAGAAGACTCGCTCGCGTCAAAGAGTTCTGTTCGTTCGTGCAGATATCGACAAAACGCGCAACTTTTTTGCCGCTGCCGTGGTCACTGAGTTTGAAATTCATGGTGAACCGTTCCAATGCGCCGCACGCCGGGTAAAGGAGAAGTCCCGTTGGGGCTGGGCTGCTGGGCAGTCTCAAATCAATGCAATTTGAGCAGCAACAGACAGTTCGACCCGTAACGGTAGACCTGAATGTCGGGGTTTGAATCGAGAAATTCCTGCGCCATTGCCGGGTTCTTTTCATGAACCTGCATGAGTAGTACCGGATAGGGCGGGCCCGACTCGGCTGCGGCCGAACGGTAGAGCAGAATCAGGTTCGCGGGGTCGTTCGAGGCGCTGTTGCCATACGTGTAAGGTGGGTCGGCCCAGACAACCACCGGCATTTCTTTTACACTGAACGATTCGCCGAGAACCTTGTTCGCGCGCGATCTGACGAGCGTGTACGCTGAGCGATCGATGTCAAGTGACTGCAGCGTGTGTTGAATGTCGCTGAGCCGCTCGGGTACGAGATCGACAAAGGTGACGTGCGCCGCGCCGAGACTCAGCGCCTCGATTCCCATTTGGCCGCTGCCGGCAAACAGGTCGTAAAACACCCATGGCTCATCGATATCCACATGATTGCGCACTAGCTGAAACGCCGCTTCTTTGACGCGTGCACTCGTTGAATTCTGGTGCTGTTTATGCGATCTCGCCGCGGGTATTGCTGTACGCTTCAGCCGGCCAGAACCGACGCGCAGCGAGGCACGTTTCACGACGCCCGGCGACCGCTGCGCCTTGAGGTGTTTTCAGG
The sequence above is a segment of the Turneriella parva DSM 21527 genome. Coding sequences within it:
- a CDS encoding RsmD family RNA methyltransferase: MKRASLRVGSGRLKRTAIPAARSHKQHQNSTSARVKEAAFQLVRNHVDIDEPWVFYDLFAGSGQMGIEALSLGAAHVTFVDLVPERLSDIQHTLQSLDIDRSAYTLVRSRANKVLGESFSVKEMPVVVWADPPYTYGNSASNDPANLILLYRSAAAESGPPYPVLLMQVHEKNPAMAQEFLDSNPDIQVYRYGSNCLLLLKLH
- the hslU gene encoding ATP-dependent protease ATPase subunit HslU — its product is MLSEFKPTEIVRHLDGFIIGQADAKRAVAIALRNRERRLALGEHPLREEIHPKNIIMIGPTGVGKTEIARRLAKMANAPFIKVEATKYTEVGYVGRDVESMIRDLLMTAMKIVRQEFEERYKEDAEKRTEERLLDLLLSGKSAAEKPKDENAVTSTEDDDEAIARDIFRKKLRGGKLEDREVEFRAPQAASPQVAVQMMAIPGMEEIENQMQNMLGDIFPKKRENRKVSIAQARKLIYQEELEQLIDQEKLKEEAIRRTENTGIVFIDEIDKIASRGGKGSPDVSREGVQRDILPLVEGSTVNTRHGAVKTDHILFIAAGAFHIAAVTDLIPELQGRFPIRVELKPLNKEDYVSILKTPKNALAKQYQALLSTENVNIQFENSGFEAIAEIAYEMNSRNENIGARRLHTILEKLFEKPSFEPEKYSGKDVVVDRNFVTSELGDIVKNQDLSRFIL
- a CDS encoding tetratricopeptide repeat protein, which codes for MQSSIRAFFCCLLLAASLPGQGVFADSFDSEQSFRTAMVAFKEKSFYSARLLLQEIILKDPKGEYGDDAQYYLAMTYYYESDYKTAQFEFKALQRDFPESPFVVRAAFWNGEAWFYRKQYREAIESHSAFVRKNRENILSASALYTIGYIYNEQRRYDEAIIEFTRALKNYPESTAAPALTLQLGIAHFNSGGYAAARRQFETLLVKYTAADNLAAARFWLGKSFYAEEKFGDALREFSAVLKDYPAAEEAAEALYLSALCQYKQKKAAEAVSTLEDLFGRYPKHAIYPFARYRHAQLKAEAGDDGAALPSLLEIINQHQTHETFAPALGLLAEIRRRQGKTDEAILTFEALGSEKSVSGKSRKELLRRHGDLLYQSHRYADASLVYGKLAEEFSADQEGATHYLLLARSLYREGRFDDALTRLTLLDKKFEDSEARAEALFLRAEITYSLGKFTEALQQYARFVKRHGDHARVFDAELGIGWVYFELKQYARAADTFRRLLKKYKKPAEEARAQLALGACLYNLRDLEGARTTYQNIIKSFPALTEHTSEAYYQLAWLEFRKNNFEGAEKTFRQYLERDKGDIPRAAEAMYFAALCRYQLGDYAAAEAQFTELYADATKPAWIRERSAQDLARTRQARKDFTSAAATYRQFIADFPESQGVDEALYHLTELAFKADAVGDAEAATSALRSRNKNSPWMAESLREHMVYHRRKQNFRQAAAALKELEALQTKPNQKLELLLARAELLADEKKYAEATAIVQSVLGDEDAPEPLLLRAANQLFEIHELQGEFSAAAQTAAKLAKKFEGSDTLFAELTFFEGKYQLLAGDTLAGRETLSGLLKSRSLGQRARYLLAESHQKDGDSARALDFYRQITQKPNEALYLKARLNIGELLYAKQEFEPAAREFSRVAFSDSRDEVVYERALYRAAQSFRAIKKTAEFESFRKKLSEAFPQSRYLKELE
- a CDS encoding enoyl-CoA hydratase/isomerase family protein produces the protein MNFKLSDHGSGKKVARFVDICTNEQNSLTRASLLELTKILHDTQADEKYAALVFTSGNPKFFSNGLDASNVASVPDDKLAEEVGEIVLFFNHLLRFDKPVVAEVTGYAMGGGAVITVGSDYKYMLEGKARISFSEVLVGLPLPGNFIDKIARTVYPPFVNAICAAENYKAGEAKAIGLIDETAPDLEALRKLTLKKLDYLNRIPLSALQRTKQAINAPILERSETTLKHIYESFTTPVIVKNFREAMSALAEKRRPQYLD